The Fusarium graminearum PH-1 chromosome 2, whole genome shotgun sequence genome includes a region encoding these proteins:
- a CDS encoding splicing factor 3B subunit 5 encodes MADKLRTQQELERLQAKYIGTGHPDTTSWEFRTNIQRDTYSSIAGHRPLLSYIALAENEPVAKIRAQMIRKMVQPCGPPPPRED; translated from the exons ATG GCCGACAAACTTAGAACCCAACAAGAGCTCGAGCGCCTTCAGGCAAAGTACATCGGTACTGGTCACCCAGACACAACCAGCTGGGAATTTCGTACCAACATCCAGCGCGACACATACTCTTCCATCGCCGGCCACCGACCTCTTCTTTCCTACATCGCTCTGGCTGAGAACGAGCCCGTCGCCAAGATCCGCGCTCAGATGATCAGG AAAATGGTTCAACCTTgtggtcctcctcctccgcgCGAAGATTAG
- a CDS encoding elongation factor 1-alpha: MGKEEKTHLNVVVIGHVDSGKSTTTGHLIYQCGGIDKRTIEKFEKEAAELGKGSFKYAWVLDKLKAERERGITIDIALWKFETPRYYVTVIDAPGHRDFIKNMITGTSQADCAILIIAAGTGEFEAGISKDGQTREHALLAYTLGVKNLIVAINKMDTTKWSEARYQEIIKETSSFIKKVGYNPKAVAFVPISGFNGDNMLTASTNCPWYKGWEREIKSGKLSGKTLLEAIDSIEPPKRPNDKPLRLPLQDVYKIGGIGTVPVGRIETGIIKPGMVVTFAPSNVTTEVKSVEMHHEQLTEGQPGDNVGFNVKNVSVKDIRRGNVAGDSKNDPPMGAASFTAQVIVLNHPGQVGAGYAPVLDCHTAHIACKFAEIQEKIDRRTGKATEAAPKFIKSGDSAIVKMVPSKPMCVEAFTDYPPLGRFAVRDMRQTVAVGVIKAVEKSTGAAGKVTKSAAKAGKK, from the exons ATGGGTAAGGAGGAGAAGACTCACCTtaacgtcgtcgtcatcggccACGTCGACTCTGGCAAGTCGACCACT ACCGGTCACTTGATCTACCAGTGCGGTGGTATCGACAAGCGAACCATCGAGAAGTTCGAGAAG GAAGCCGCCGAGCTCGGTAAGGGTTCCTTCAAGTACGCCTGGgttcttgacaagctcaaagccGAGCGTGAGCGTGGTATCACCATTGATATCGCCCTCTGGAAGTTCGAGACTCCTCGCTACTATGTCACCGTCATTG ACGCTCCCGGTCACCGTGAtttcatcaagaacatgaTCACTGGTACTTCCCAGGCCGATTgcgccattctcatcattgccGCCGGTACTGGTGAGTTCGAGGCTGGTATCTCCAAGGATGGCCAGACCCGTGAGCACGCTCTCCTTGCCTACACCCTTGGTGTCAAGAACCTCATTgttgccatcaacaagatggacacCACCAAGTGGTCTGAGGCCCGTTACCaggagatcatcaaggagacctcttctttcatcaagaaggtcggCTACAACCCCAAGGCTGTCGCTTTCGTCCCCATCTCCGGTTTCAACGGTGACAACATGCTTACTGCCTCCACCAACTGCCCCTGGTACAAGGGTTGGGAGCGTGAGATCAAGTCTGGCAAGCTCTCCGGAAAGACCCTCCTTGAGGCCATTGACTCCATCGAGCCCCCCAAGCGTCCCAACGACAAGCCCCTCCGACTTCCCCTCCAGGATGTCTACAAGATTGGCGGTATTGGAACGGTTCCTGTCGGCCGTATCGAGACTGGTATCATCAAGCCCGGTATGGTCGTTACCTTCGCTCCTTCCAACGTCACCACTGAAGTCAAGTCCGTTGAGATGCACCACGAGCAGCTCACTGAGGGACAGCCCGGTGACAACGTTGGTTTCAACGTGAAGAACGTTTCCGTCAAGGACATCCGACGTGGTAACGTCGCTGGTGACTCCAAGAACGACCCCCCCATGGGTGCCGCTTCTTTCACCGCCCAGGTCATCGTCCTCAACCACCCCGGTCAGGTCGGTGCTGGTTACGCTCCCGTCCTCGATTGCCACACTGCCCACATTGCCTGCAAGTTCGCCGAGATCCAGGAGAAGATCGACCGCCGAACCGGTAAGGCTACTGAGGCCGCCCCCAAGTTCATCAAGTCTGGTGACTCCGCCATCGTCAAGATGGTTCCCTCCAAGCCCATGTGTGTTGAGGCTTTCACCGACTACCCTCCTCTGGGTCGTTTCGCCGTCCGTGACATGCGACAGACCGTCGCCGTCGGTGTCATCAAGGCCGTCGAGAAGTCCACTGGCGCTGCTGGCAAGGTCACCAAGTccgctgccaaggctggtaAGAAATAA